A genome region from Wielerella bovis includes the following:
- a CDS encoding C39 family peptidase, which produces MKKSLFLLFWLPEMVFANPVFNENPIVHQKVQVQSWKAQRDFGIVKQDLDFSCGAASVATLLNNFYGQNVTEEEVLDKMDKTQMRASFDDMQRIMPELGFEAKGYALPFEQLVQLKIPVIVYLKYRKTDHFSVLRGINDDVVWLADPSLGHVSMSKAQFLDAWQTRDGEMAGKILAIVPAKQNIAQNGAFFVKNPTRKTQFITQQMQLKRVF; this is translated from the coding sequence ATGAAAAAATCTCTGTTTTTGTTATTTTGGCTGCCTGAAATGGTGTTTGCCAATCCTGTTTTCAATGAAAATCCGATTGTTCATCAAAAAGTGCAAGTGCAAAGTTGGAAAGCGCAGCGGGATTTTGGCATTGTGAAACAGGATTTGGATTTTTCCTGTGGTGCGGCTTCGGTGGCGACTTTGTTAAATAATTTTTATGGGCAAAATGTTACCGAAGAAGAAGTGTTGGACAAAATGGACAAAACCCAAATGCGGGCTTCATTTGACGATATGCAGCGCATTATGCCCGAATTGGGTTTTGAAGCAAAAGGTTACGCGCTGCCGTTTGAGCAGTTGGTGCAGTTGAAAATTCCTGTGATTGTGTATTTGAAATATCGCAAAACCGACCATTTTTCGGTATTGCGTGGGATTAATGATGATGTGGTTTGGCTGGCTGACCCGTCTTTGGGGCATGTTTCCATGAGCAAGGCGCAATTTTTGGACGCTTGGCAAACGCGAGACGGAGAAATGGCTGGAAAAATTTTGGCGATTGTGCCAGCCAAACAAAATATCGCCCAAAATGGGGCATTTTTTGTGAAAAATCCCACGCGTAAAACACAGTTCATCACGCAACAAATGCAGTTGAAACGTGTTTTTTGA
- a CDS encoding meta-pathway of phenol degradation family protein encodes MKSKILFAIITFLACAFAHADLPLSLEDILTDKGKFKLESSLTYANSERNRNQFANPIYIQTTNNTLVAVPTALGNTDSNSDVVVGTVGLRYGLTGKTDVYASASHLWRSEREFNGSGSLKNRDRQFSDVSLGVSHTFMQDGKNPALIGFAETTVYEKSQGKSSSGKSWTVGATTYKAIDPVVLSFTAAYRHNLKKKIADGDTFQAGNYIMLNPSVSFAANDKISLTGGVQWLNAQADKINGKKMAVRTTSTYAHAGVGFGVTRDTSLNASVRWKVSGQSSSELKLGLTHNF; translated from the coding sequence ATGAAATCCAAAATCCTATTCGCCATTATCACATTTTTGGCTTGCGCTTTTGCCCATGCTGATTTGCCATTAAGTTTGGAAGACATTTTGACCGACAAAGGCAAATTCAAATTAGAAAGCAGCCTTACCTATGCCAACAGCGAACGCAATCGCAACCAATTCGCCAACCCCATTTACATTCAAACCACCAACAACACATTGGTCGCAGTCCCCACCGCTTTGGGCAATACCGACAGCAACAGTGATGTGGTGGTCGGCACGGTGGGGCTGCGCTATGGCTTAACGGGCAAAACCGATGTTTACGCCAGCGCAAGCCATTTGTGGCGTAGCGAACGCGAATTTAACGGTTCAGGCAGCCTGAAAAACCGCGACCGTCAATTTTCCGATGTTTCGCTGGGCGTGAGCCACACTTTTATGCAAGATGGCAAAAATCCCGCACTGATTGGTTTTGCTGAAACAACGGTTTACGAAAAATCGCAGGGTAAATCATCATCGGGCAAATCGTGGACGGTCGGCGCAACCACCTACAAAGCCATAGACCCTGTGGTTTTGTCGTTTACAGCCGCGTATCGCCATAATTTAAAAAAGAAAATCGCAGATGGCGACACCTTTCAGGCTGGCAATTACATCATGCTTAATCCGTCCGTGAGTTTTGCGGCAAACGACAAAATCAGTTTGACAGGCGGTGTGCAATGGCTCAACGCGCAAGCCGATAAAATCAATGGCAAAAAAATGGCAGTGCGTACCACTTCCACCTATGCTCATGCTGGTGTGGGTTTTGGTGTAACGCGTGATACTTCGCTCAATGCTTCGGTACGTTGGAAAGTGTCAGGGCAGAGTAGTTCGGAATTGAAATTAGGTTTGACCCACAATTTTTAA
- the glmU gene encoding bifunctional UDP-N-acetylglucosamine diphosphorylase/glucosamine-1-phosphate N-acetyltransferase GlmU yields MSNLYIIILAAGKGTRMYSKMPKVLHQIGGKSMLEHVINTAEQLQPESINVVIGHGKEQVLAQLSHKNVNWVEQTEQLGTGHAVKSALPHIPQTGRTLVLYGDVPLIDTATLQQLLDTAGEEVGLLTDILDNPTGYGRIIRNQNNQVTAIVEEKDANAEQKAITEINTGIFVLPNNKLAGWLNALNANNAQGEYYLTDVIGLANADNIAVHPLAVRASYLAAGVNNKVQRAELERIYQNNRADELLKQGVTLRDPARFDVRGSLKCGQDVVIDVNCVFSGCVELADDVQIGANCVIHNAKIGAGTVIAPFSHLEDCEIGANAQIGPFARLRPNAVLADEVHIGNFVEVKNSTIGKGSKANHLTYLGDATIGTKTNIGAGTITCNYDGVNKYKTVIGDEVRIGSDTMLVAPVTVGDKATTAAGSVITKNCEPNKLVVARAKQVTIEGWVRPEKPVKK; encoded by the coding sequence ATGTCAAATCTTTACATCATTATTCTCGCCGCAGGCAAAGGCACACGCATGTATTCCAAAATGCCCAAAGTTTTGCACCAAATTGGTGGCAAATCCATGCTGGAACACGTTATTAACACCGCTGAACAATTGCAGCCTGAAAGCATTAATGTTGTGATTGGGCATGGCAAAGAGCAAGTATTGGCGCAACTTTCACACAAAAATGTGAATTGGGTGGAGCAAACCGAACAACTTGGCACAGGACACGCGGTCAAATCCGCTTTACCGCATATTCCGCAAACAGGTCGCACGCTGGTGTTGTATGGTGATGTGCCGCTGATTGATACCGCCACTTTGCAACAATTATTGGATACGGCTGGCGAAGAAGTCGGTTTGCTGACTGATATTTTGGACAATCCAACAGGTTACGGCAGAATCATCCGCAATCAAAATAATCAAGTAACCGCGATTGTGGAAGAAAAAGATGCCAATGCCGAACAAAAAGCCATTACTGAAATCAATACAGGCATTTTTGTTTTGCCCAACAACAAACTGGCTGGCTGGCTGAACGCGCTCAATGCCAATAACGCGCAAGGCGAATATTATTTGACCGATGTGATTGGCTTGGCGAATGCGGACAATATTGCCGTGCATCCATTGGCGGTACGCGCATCGTATTTGGCGGCTGGCGTGAATAATAAAGTACAACGGGCTGAATTAGAAAGAATTTATCAAAATAATCGTGCTGATGAATTATTGAAACAAGGCGTAACTTTGCGCGACCCTGCGCGTTTTGATGTACGAGGCAGCCTGAAATGCGGTCAAGATGTGGTGATTGATGTGAACTGCGTGTTTTCAGGCTGCGTGGAGCTGGCAGATGATGTGCAAATTGGCGCAAATTGCGTGATTCATAACGCAAAAATTGGTGCAGGCACGGTGATTGCGCCATTTAGTCATTTGGAAGATTGCGAGATTGGTGCAAACGCACAAATTGGGCCATTTGCCCGTTTGCGCCCCAATGCGGTATTGGCGGACGAAGTACACATCGGCAATTTCGTAGAAGTGAAAAACAGCACCATCGGCAAAGGCAGCAAAGCCAATCATTTGACTTATTTGGGCGATGCGACCATCGGCACCAAAACCAATATCGGCGCAGGCACAATTACTTGCAATTATGACGGCGTGAACAAATACAAAACCGTGATTGGCGATGAAGTTCGCATTGGTTCGGATACGATGTTGGTTGCGCCCGTAACGGTCGGCGACAAAGCCACTACCGCCGCAGGTAGCGTGATTACCAAAAATTGCGAACCCAATAAATTGGTGGTGGCACGTGCTAAACAAGTTACAATTGAAGGTTGGGTGCGCCCCGAAAAACCTGTGAAAAAATAA
- a CDS encoding AI-2E family transporter, with product MYQPNKKRLWLPWLAGFLLITFLVLFFRYLGGILTPFIIAAVLAYILNPLVCKLEARHIKRGRASMWVMLLALFVIVSLLLVIVPMLIGQFQIIVRRIPELVDYTQTHALPWFNAKFGEYITLNSETVITWLRNNAQSIQQSLQKAMPILMQQSGAVAAGISNIILLPLLLYYFLLDWSRWEEGIRTLIPRRYLATYTRVTTEMDTVLGEFLRGQLLVMMIMGIFYGAGLMFIGLESGFAIGMVAGILVFIPYLGAFTGLLLATLAAILQFGSWGGLLAVWTVFLIGQLLESFLITPKIVGDRIGLSPFWVIFALMAFGQLLGFVGMLVALPLAAICLVLIHEGKNVYLNSKFYHREK from the coding sequence ATGTACCAACCCAACAAAAAACGCCTGTGGTTACCATGGCTAGCAGGATTTCTGCTCATCACTTTTTTGGTGTTATTTTTTCGCTATCTCGGCGGCATACTCACTCCGTTTATCATCGCCGCTGTGTTGGCATACATTCTCAATCCATTAGTTTGTAAACTGGAAGCACGCCATATCAAACGCGGACGTGCATCCATGTGGGTAATGTTGCTTGCCTTATTTGTGATTGTCTCATTATTGTTGGTTATCGTTCCCATGTTGATAGGGCAATTTCAAATTATTGTGCGCCGCATTCCCGAATTGGTGGACTATACTCAAACCCATGCCCTGCCTTGGTTTAATGCCAAATTTGGTGAATACATCACACTCAATTCAGAAACCGTGATTACATGGTTACGCAACAACGCGCAAAGCATTCAACAATCGCTACAAAAAGCCATGCCCATTCTGATGCAACAAAGTGGTGCAGTGGCAGCAGGTATCAGCAATATTATTTTGCTGCCCCTATTGTTGTATTATTTTTTGCTGGACTGGTCGCGCTGGGAAGAAGGCATACGCACACTTATCCCACGCCGTTATCTCGCCACCTACACGCGCGTTACCACCGAAATGGACACCGTATTGGGTGAATTTCTGCGTGGGCAACTGCTCGTCATGATGATAATGGGCATATTTTACGGCGCAGGGTTGATGTTTATCGGATTGGAATCAGGTTTTGCCATCGGCATGGTAGCGGGGATTTTGGTGTTTATCCCCTATTTGGGCGCATTCACAGGCTTATTATTGGCAACATTAGCCGCTATTTTGCAATTTGGCTCATGGGGCGGATTACTGGCAGTTTGGACGGTTTTCTTGATTGGACAATTACTAGAAAGTTTCTTGATTACGCCTAAAATTGTTGGCGACCGCATCGGCTTATCGCCATTTTGGGTGATTTTCGCGCTGATGGCATTTGGACAACTGCTCGGATTTGTGGGTATGCTCGTTGCCTTGCCACTTGCCGCTATTTGTTTGGTGCTTATCCACGAAGGTAAAAATGTTTATTTAAATAGCAAATTTTATCATCGTGAAAAATAA